The Cydia amplana chromosome 1, ilCydAmpl1.1, whole genome shotgun sequence DNA segment actgggttattattctttattcactttatttatttttcgtcttacgttaggttctttataatatgaatataaaagtaaaatataaaaacacttacaaaacaataaaaaatacatatacacacattataaaaaacctacgccggcagcggggcaagggtttattctttattctttaaataaacacatgtataagtttacagctctagatatgccaaaacacttatactgttaatacatagtcaTATACATAACTACTAGTTTACATAGATAGTTTAATACACGTCTACATATGAAGTGACGACGTTAAACATTAACAGCTGATACAACGGGTTAATGAAGTTGAGTTAAATAGATTAACGGCAAGTGACGAGGCTTACGAGTATAGGAACAGTTTAGCTAGGTCAGCTCATATTCAAGTGCGCGTGCACCGCGATATGAGCTGACTAGCCAAAAGCTTAGGTATAGCTTTAAGGAACTCGGGACGCCAGTCCCGCTCGAACCTTTGTACGATCAACTTGATTGTTTTAATATACGGAGTTAATAATTCTTAAAGTGATTATCATTCCATACCAAATAGGTCACCCAGCTATTATATATAGAAGTAGAACAACTACTTCTAAACTGGTGACCTTCCGACGTGTGATAGATTGAACTAAAAAGTGAAAGTTATACAAAGACAATTTGATTTAGACTTGTAGACTTTATCGTGCAAAGTGTAGTGACCAACAATGGGTGGAGCCGACGAGACGAAAACCGACGCGGCCGAGTTAACAGCGCCAGCAACTGAGGTCATGGCGATCTCGGTGTCGAGCCGTATTCCAGACTTCTGGGTCGATCAGCCCAGAGTATGGTTTATACGCACGGAGGCCGTTTTGACGCCACAGAAGATAGGCGACGACGCAAAATTCGACATGGTAGTCTCAAAACTACCAAAGGAAGTTATTTTGCGTCTGACGGACTTCCTCACCAAACCACCCGAGACGAATAAGTACCAGGCCTTGAAGAGCAAGCTGCTAACGACATTAGAGGACTCCAAGAACAGGCAGATTGAGAAGGTACTCAGTGAAATGGATTTAGGGGACCAGAAACCATCACACCTGTTAGTTAAGATGCGAAACCTAGCGAAGGGTAGTTTCCCAGACGACACTCTACGCATAATGTGGCAGAACCACCTACCCACAATAGTGCGGGCGGTATTAGTTGCTTCCAGAGAGACAGACCTAGACACATTAGCTAACATAGCTGACGAGGTAGCAGAAGCAACCAAGACCCACGTTGCGGTGGTAGAGACACCTACACATAGCGCAGCACGCAGAACTTCGCCAAGGGGTTCCGGAGCAGGCGACACAGCTGTGATACTGGCAGAGATTGCCAAGTTAAGCGTTAGAATGATGGACCTTGAACGGTCAAGGCCAAGGATCCGCAACTTCGGAAGGAGAGGCCGTGGAGGCCGGTCAGCATCCAGGCCAAGGAGCATTTCGCGCCATCACAGCAAGGCCAGAAAACCAGATTGGCTTTGTTACTACCATTTCCGCTTCGGGACCGCCGCCACCAAGTGTCGTCAACCTTGCGCATGGACCGAGAGGCAGTCGGAAAACCAGTAGGGATAGTACAGAGCGCAACAAAGACGGAGATCTGTACTATCACACCAAGCCGTCGTTTATGTGTAACAGACTTGAACAGTGGACTACGATTTTTGGTGGACACAGGTGCTGACATTTCACTACTACCAGCTCATAACAAACATCGCGCGGGTGAGTGCTCTGATCTTAAACTGTTTGCAGCAAACGGCTCGGAGATTAGAACATATGGTGTAAAAGTTTTAACTTTAGATCTAAAATTACGTAGGCCATATCGATGGGAATTTGTCGTAGCCGATGTTAGACAGCCAATACTAGGAGCCGATTTTCTGAGTTATCATAAATTAGTAGTAAATTTATCAGAACATAAATTGCATGACCTTGTGACATTTCTTAATATAACTGCACCCACCGTGCGTAGCAATCAACCGACTATTAACACTGTCAACGGTAATCATCCGTATTGTGATTTGTTATTGCGGTTTCCTAGCATAACTAAGCCACCGACATACAAGGAAACGCCCACGCATAGTGTTGTGCACCATATCGAAACGACCGGTTCACCAACATTTGCCCGGTCTAGACCACTGCCACCTGACAGGTATAAAAAAGTCAAGGAAGAATTTCGTCGTATGCAGGAATTAGGCATTTGCAGGCCTAGCAAAAGTCAATGGGCTAGTCCTTTAACAGTAGTGACTAAGAAAAACGGCGAAATTCGCCCTTGCGGGGATTACCGTGCGTTAAATGCACAAACAAAACCTGACAGATACCCAATACCTAGATTGCATGATTTTACATTTATATTGGcaggcaaaaaaatattttccaaattAGACATAAATAGGGCGTACCACTGCATCCCAGTAGCTAAGCAGGATGTTGAGAAAACCGCCATAATTACCCCTTTCGGGTTATTCGAATTTCCGGTTATGTCATTTGGTCTTCGTTGTGCTGCACAAACATTCCAGCGGTTCATGAACAGTTCAGTCCTGGAAGGTCTCGACTTCTTGTTTAACTACTTAGATGACATTCTTATCGCGAGCGATAATGAGGCGCAGCATAGGGATCATCTTAGACTAGTTTTCGAGCGTTTCGACAAATACGGCATAACGATTAATTTAGCCAAGTGTAGTTTTGGGCAATCGAAACTAGAGTTCCTTGGACATGAAGTAACTACCACGGGCATTAGGCCCTTAGAAGAAAAAGTACAAGCTATAGCCGACTACCCAAAACCACAAAACGTAGAACAATTACGTAGGTTTTTGGGAATGCTTAACTTTTATCGCTCTCACGTCCCTGGAGCAGCGacaatgcaggctaaactcgaCCAATACTTAGTCAACACAAAAAAGCGAGATAGGACACCTATAATTTGGACAAGCGAGACCGAAGAGGCGTTCGAACAGTGTAAAGTGGGCCTTAAAAAAGCCGTTACGCTGTCCCACCCTAGGTCTGACGCAGTTTTAGCTTTAATGTCCGACGCGTCATCTAACTGTGCGGGTTCTGCGTTACATCAGTTAGTACATGGAAAATGGGAACCGTTAggattcttttcaaaaaaactaACGAAGGCCCAGAAAAGTTATTCCGCATATGACTTAGAACTGTTAGGCATTTATTTATCAATGAAACATTTTCGCAAGTCATTCGAGGGCAGGCCACTGATAGTTTATACAGACCACAAACCTTTGTGTCATGCGTTCGAAAATATAGGGAAAAGTAGTAGTGAAATGCCGCGACGTACGAGACATTTAATGTTCATCAGCGAGTTCACTACGGATATTCGTCACATAAGCGGGAAGGATAACGTTGTGGCGGATACGCTATCCCGCATAGAGACCATTGTTTGCCCAACCGCTATCAATTACACGGAACTCGCCGACGAGCAAGCACTAGACGACTACCTAGCGAGCATGACGCAATCAGACCGGCGCGACGGAAACGATActataaacataaaattactCGCAATACCGAATTGTCAAAAGGCTGTATATTGCGAAATATCGTCGAAGGAAGTAAGGCCGTATTTGCCCGAAAAGTTTAGACGCACCGCGTTCGAAAGCGTCCATTGTCTAAGTCACCCTGGAGTACGCACTACTCGCAAAATGGTGTGTCGAAAGTTCTTTTGGCCTGGCATGAATAAAGACGTAAGTCGTTGGGCCAGAGCGTGTATACCTTGTCAAAAGGCGAAAGTCACCCGACACACTGTTTCTGAGTTGGGTACCTTTGAAAACGCTGATAGGCTGTCGCATATCCATGTAGACCTGGTCGGGCCGCTCCCGACATCTCCACATGGAAATCGTTACCTAGTGACAATAATAGATAGGCGTACTAGCTGGCCGGAAGCTTTTCCAATAGCGGACATGACAGCCGAAGTAGTAGCTAAGACGGTGTTTAGCGGGTGGATCGCGCGTTACGGTTGTCCGTCACAGCTCACAACAGATCAAGGACGTCAATTTGAAAGTAACCTATTTAGAGAGCTATCGAATTTGTTAGGTATAAATAGAGTTAGAACCACCCCTTTCCACCCTCAGAGCAATTCGAAGGTAGAGCGTTTCCACAGGAGTTTGAAAGCAGCACTAATGGCCAGAATGAACAATACCTCGTGGGAGGACGAATTGCCGACCGTCATGCTAGGCCTGCGCGCGGCAGGACGAAGCGATAATGACGTAAGTGCTGCAGAGATGTTGTTCGGACGTACGCTACGTTTACCTGGGGATTTCTTTGACACAAGCCCCACGGAACCCAGCGATCCGGGTAATTTAGTAGATAAAATCCGAGAAACAATATCTCAGTACAAACCGGTATCTGCGGGATCACGTAACAACCGCATTTTATTTGTACATAAGGAATTAGCATCATGTCGATACGTTTTCGTCAGGGATGACACCGTGAGGAGATCTTTACAACCACCCTATACGGGACCCTACAAAGTTTTAGAAAGAAACGATAAAGTATTTCTCATCCAATTTCCAAACAGGCAAGCTCGCATTTCAATTGATAGGTTGAAGCCAGCTTACGTATGGaacaactagctgttgcccgcgacttcgtacgcgtggatttgtatgttggtggttattatattctacattagcttagaacattcttgtattctaataatatgcctttatacaaagattcaagtcccgcactcaaaaaaaaatgtttgactttcacataaactttcaacccctttttcaccaccttgggggatgaattctcaaaaactctgaaattcgttttcttctcttttaatataataccttttaacaaagttttaaattcctagaattaaataaaatttgaacccctttttaacccttttaggggatgtattaaaaacgctgaaatcacttttcttgttttcaaataatttgcctttatacaaagattcaagtcccgcactcataaaaatatgtaatctccatacaaactttcaacccttttttcaccaccttgggggatgaatttttaaaaacgctgaaattagttttcttttcttttaatgaaataactttttacgaagtaagaaattcctaacttaaaagacaatttgaaccctatacaaacttttaacccccttttaaccctttaaagggatgaattttttaaaaacgctgaaattagttttcttgtattctaataatatatatgtccTTATACAAAAGATTCAAGACCCGCactcacaaatatattttatctccatacaaaaatttcaaccacttttttaccatcttgggggatggatttttaaaaacgcagaaataagttttcttctcttttaatgaaataactttttacgaagttagaaattcctaacttaaaagacaatttgaaccctatacaaactttcaaccccttttcaaccctttaaagggatgaattgttaaaacgctgaaataactttttttgtattctaataatatgcccttatacaaagatacaAATCCCGCActcgcaaaaatattttatctccatacaaactttcaacccctttttcaccatcttgggggatgaatttttaaaaacgctgaaatcagttttctggtcttttaatttaatacctttttgcaaagtttaaaataaaatttgcacgccAAGacaaattttcatcccctttttaacccccttaggagttgaattttcaaaaacgtctcaattactttttttttgtaatcggctattatgcctttctaagaagtttcaaagcatttgtaatggattcaaactttcaacccctttttaaccctgttaggggatgaatttttgaaaacgctgaaattatttttcttgtattctaataatatgcccttatacaaagattcaagtcccacactcataaaaatatttggtcttaatacaaacattcaacccctttttcaccaccttaggggatgaattttcaaaaacgctgaatttacttttcttatattcgaataatatgcctttatgcaaagattcaagtcccgcactcaaaaaaaggtttgatctccatacaaactttcaacccctatttgaccctttaagggatgaatttttaaaaacgctgatattacttttcttgtattcttataatatgcctttatacaaagattcaagtcccgcactcaaaaaaatatttgatgttcatacaaactttcaacccctttttcaccaccttgggggacgaattttcaaaaacgctgaaattagttttcttccattttaatataatacctttttccaaagtttcaagttcctagcttgaaataaaatatgcaccccaagacgaattttcatcccctttttaacccccttaggggttgaatttccaaaaacgtcgcaataagttttttttaaaatcggctattatgcctttcttagaaatttcaaagcatttgtaatggattcaaactttcaacccctttttaaccctgttaggggatgaaaattgaaaaacgctgaaattacttttcctgtattctaataatatttccatacacaaagtttcaagtttcgcactcaaaaaaatgtttgttctccatacaaactttcaacccctttttcaccaccttaggggatgaattttcgaaaacgctgaaatcagttttcttgttttttaatatagtacatttttacaacgtttcaaattcctagcttaaaataaaacttgcaccccatacaacctttcatcccctttttaacccccttaggggttgaatttttcaaaatcgcttcttatctcttgtacactttataaattcaacctagtgtgcaaatttcaactttctagcttttgtagtttcggctctgcgttgatgaatcagtcagtcagtcagtcagtcagtcaggacacttgcatttatatatatagataacgcCGACGATACCGCGAATACTAATACTAAAGTAGGCGACTCCACTACAGCGCAAAGCGAAAGCGAAGCTAACACGAGACCGCGCACCACTAGAAGTGGCAGAGTTATTAATAGGCCGGTCAGATTTTTAATAGACGAATAGATTCGCAGATTAGCTGGATATACTTAGTTCGCGTAGGACACATCTTTGTTGTGTGTCATAGTTATGAGATTTCTAGGAAAACATGAAATACGGGTTCGCTACCTTGCTTAATTTAGTATCTCCTGGAAGGAGCCTGGACCCCGGGGGTAGAAACTTTCTGCTTCCGAAAAGTAGCATCAGTAGTCATTTCACAAAGGGTGGAAGACTACATTCAAAGTTATTAACTAATATAATCAGTTTAAAGCCGGACTCTGAAACATGATGTTCCGCACCCTAGTTAGGTATCATATACTTTTAAGTCGTAAAATGCGTTATAATGGcgaaattttacattattaacgaggtttacacatttatttattcttcGGTCGAAACAAGCATTATTTTTCTTATCTATCATGGTAGGTCAATGATGCAATGTTTATAGTACAACATCGCTAAGCGATAATCGCAACGGTACTGGCTGACTAACATTAGCGATAGAAATTGCTGATATAcaaattgtaaaaatgtactttagACTATAAGAAATCTGttgatgcaatttttttttactaattatcGTGTCatgaatttaatgttttataaGACCATCATTTGTCATTTATTATGCAATATTGAGAATCTTGACTTTGTGTGCAGTCAACACGCAGCGcgtgtcatatacatttttttacttatttaattgtcTAACTGGTCATCACACTAACTACAATGGGCTACGGACAGAGCAAGGAGGACAAGTCCCACAATAACATCGCAATTGCAGAGGTCCATAGTGTCACTGGACAGGTTGACGCAAAGCTCAACTACTTCGGAATTATCCTCCTCGTTATCTCCGTTGTATTAGTGCTGTTTTTGATACATTTCATATACACTAAGTGTCGACAATGCATTCGAAGTTGGCTACAGAAAGCGGTTGCTAAAGTGCAACCAACAACCGTCGTTGTACACCGGGAGCCGGCCCAGCCCCAACCTAAACAACAacctgtaatttattgagtgaaGTGAAGTGttcttaaataaaacaaataatgtgtTTATCAAATCCATATAGTGTATTTCGGTATGTCAAACTAACATGTTCGTTTAAATATTCCAGAGTTATTGTAATAAATTCAATTCTTATATCTAATTATAAATGTAAAGCATTAACATTGTATTCCGATACCGTAGGTACTCGTGTCACACAGTTACGCGTAGCGCTATGTCAGCGAAACGCGCGCCTGTGCGATATCAGAGAAGCCATAACATTGTAAGGTTAGGAACACACAGGATGTAAGTATTATCAGATCCCAAAAGAGAGATcattgtattaattaatttaatttttttttccctTAAGGGGGGAAGTAATATAGGAACAGTTTAGCTAGGTCAGCTCATATTCAAGTGCGCGTGCACCGCGATATGAGCTGACTAGCCAAAAGCTTAGGTATAGCTTTAAGGAACTCGGGACGCCAGTCCCGCTCGAACCTTTGTACGATCAACTTGATTGTTTTAATATACGGAGTTAATAATTCTTAAAGTGATCATTCCATACCAAATAGGTCACCCAGCTATTATATATAGAAGTAGAACAACTACTTCTAAACGAGCTCACAGTAAACAGGCAAACAGTAGCCACAAGAGGGGCTGTCCATGATGTTAAATTAGAttagaacaataatattcgttATCCAAAGCAAATGGGAAGTCACTATTTTTCGTTTACATATAAAATTTTCccatttaattactatctattttttaactatttattttaaatcggTAGTAGATGGACACGCATATATTATTGCATTATCCGTATTTAACGTATTTGTTCTCACGAGTATCTACATATCCCGCGTCTTTACAATACAAGGCTTACCCTATAATTCATTCCGTTCACTATACAAGTACCAACGTACTCTACGAAGTGAAGGAGTGTGTGAAGCAGTTAGTTGCCTGCCGTTTTCTTACTATTACATAATTCTCCGCTATGGTTAAGGGTTAAATTTATTGGATCCATTGACGGGTTATTGGATTTAAGGCGTATTATATTACAGAGGAGGCGTTTTACTTGCGCAACTGCAAGCtacaaatctatatatataaatgcaagtgtcctgactgactgactgactgactgactgactgactgattcatcaacgcagagccgaaactacaaaagctagaaagttgaaatttgcacactaggttgcatttataaagtgtacaagagataagacgcgattttgaaaaattcaacccctaagggggttaaaaaggggatgaaaggttgtatggggttcaagttttattttaagctaggaatttgaaactttgtaaaaatgtattatatgaaaaaacaagaaaactaattttagcgtttttgaaaattcatcccccaagatggtgaaaaaggggttgaaagtttgtatggagatcaaatatttttgtgagtgtgggacttgaaactttgtatatgggtatatcattataagacaggaaaagtaatttcagcgtttttgaaaattcatcccctaacagggttaaaaaggggttgaaagtttgaatccattacaaatgctttgaaacttcttagaaaggcataatagccgattacaaaataaagtaattgcaacgtttttggaaattgaacccctaagggggttaaaaaggggatgaaaattcgtcttggggtgcaaattttattttaagctaggtccttgaaactttgcaaaaaggtattaaatttaaatacataaaaactaatttcagcgtttttgaaaattcatcccccaaggtggtgaaaaaagggttgaaagtttgtatggatatc contains these protein-coding regions:
- the LOC134647520 gene encoding uncharacterized protein LOC134647520, whose product is MGGADETKTDAAELTAPATEVMAISVSSRIPDFWVDQPRVWFIRTEAVLTPQKIGDDAKFDMVVSKLPKEVILRLTDFLTKPPETNKYQALKSKLLTTLEDSKNRQIEKVLSEMDLGDQKPSHLLVKMRNLAKGSFPDDTLRIMWQNHLPTIVRAVLVASRETDLDTLANIADEVAEATKTHVAVVETPTHSAARRTSPRGSGAGDTAVILAEIAKLSVRMMDLERSRPRIRNFGRRGRGGRSASRPRSISRHHSKARKPDWLCYYHFRFGTAATKCRQPCAWTERQSENQ